The genomic DNA gtatgaaaatgtatTTGGGATAGCTTTGGTATATTACCTTTAACATTACATATGATAGTGTTGGTTTAACATAGAAAGACATTTTCTAGACACATGATCTAATTATACAACACACTTTGAGTAACTAAATATAGGCTGTGCTAAAGCCTAAGGCGAAACATAAAAAGGATGCAGCTTTAATTCTACGCAAAATCGGGTTTTTGATCCATCTTATTGTGCATCAATTGTCTCATGTTGTGCTGTTTGGTATGGATTGAATTGCTGCAAGAGGATTCACTTGGTATGAAAACGCAAGCTTCCAGAAATCTACAAATGTTTTTCTTGTGGACTCCATTTGTCTGCGAATGATCCTaaaacaagtaaacaatcaCACACAGCTTATTTTGTGGTTCACAATGTATTTTTTCATCACATACCGATTTTCAGAAACAAGCTTAGAGGAATTCTTACCGTATCAAAGTAGCTTGTTTTCTCTTCAAAGCATAACATATGATTAATCCAACAAGGCTTATAGCAATCTTTCCCTTGGACATGCTAAATTGGGTATTACCAAGCTTGAAGCTTAGAGGATGGGATGACCAAAGTGGCGAAGGTTCATGTTGTTTAGAGAGTTTCAGGCCAGAATCAATCTCATAATTCTTGGAATCCTTAGGCTTATTCACTACggcataagaagaagaatccttGGAATCTTCCTCTAAAGAAGTAGCCACCGGAACGTTTGTTGTTTTGAGGGACAATAAAGATTGTAATCTTCTCAAAAGCCCCTAAAACAGAGATTTGAGTGTAGCATCTTAGTAGGAGGAACACATTTACAAGCTTATACACAACTCATGAAAGGATTCAATAGTACCTGTCGTCTATCCTCAGGCAATGCAGCTTTCTCTATCCATGAAATGGCTAAACCCACATCATCAGAAACTTTTGCAAGAACTCCAAAGATATACAGCTCTACAACTTCTAAGAACTCATCAATATCTATAGATATTTTCCCATGGAGCCCTTTTGCACTTACTCCAGCATCATTCAGGGTATAGTGGTTGTCTTTGTAAACCCATATGCTAAAAAAATCTTGCAGAATCTCACTTACTCCGGAGTAGGAACCATTTGATATTTGAAGGCATATtctaaagaggaaaaaaagagagagaagatcaaCAAACTTGATAtatacaacattgttttgtgaCTTTTTTACTATGTTAATGGATTCAGAGAACAGTATTGTACTCCCCCTAATAAGTAAAAGTGAGCAAATAATACGACCACTAaagtattttgttaaaattatattttctcaatCTCCTCTTCTTTTATAAATGTCATTTACTCCTAGTTCTAAAACCTGCTGccgaaagaaaacaaatatactCTTTTTCAAGCGTAGTAAACTTTAATACTGTGAAAGATtcagaacaagaaagatacCCAGTGAGAAGAACTTGAACAGGAATAGCTGCAATTTCGTCAAACACATTTCTCAACTCGTTTACAATCTCAATTGTCCTacatgaaaaaatgaataatgtTGGAAAATACCTATCACATACCCCAAAACTATAAAGCTCCTTACAACATCCAATTCCAAACAGAagtaagaggaaaaaaaagagctagTCTCAAAATAGATAATCTGAAAATACAGTCAGGAAATATACCTGCTGATTCCATGCAAAGATTGGACTAAAACCATACCAGCAGATTCCAACAGATCATGCAATTGGTGATCACCAAAAGCTTCCTCCTCAGATAAAACATCAATGTTGCTAAATATTGTTTTCAGaatggatgaagatgatgattttgcCTCTTCAAACATAGAGCACACTAGGTAACTATACCCatcaaacataaacaatcaaaggACAATCAAAATTAGTACTTAGTAAATCATAATCATATTCATTTGAACTTACTTCTCATCAATTACGAGATAAATCGTCGTTCTGATAAATTCTATACATAATTGAATCAAATCTAGAACAGATAATTCATGTGAAAAATAATTCTGGGTAAAATTGTCTTTCTCCTTATACTCCAAAAAAATAGCAAacagaaaaaactaaaattttagaaatgtatCAGAATTACCTCTCAGAATGTTCAATTTCTCTCCAAAGATCAGTTACCTCCATTGTTAGAAGTAATGAAAGAAGCTTACGGAAAGCAACCTTGttgttgatattattattaggtGTGTCGCGGTGCACGAGATTCCCCTGAGCCTGCGCCATCAATATCGTCTTGTAAATCTCCACGAGCATTTTCTCATCATACTCCTTCGCTGGACCCGACCCGAGTCCGGATCCACCGTATCCAGAAGATCCGACAACCCGTGAGTTAGCCAAAGGCATCATCATCTTGACATAAGAATCACGTAGCCACACAAAAAACTTCTTGGGCGATGCCTTTTTCAGGATCCTCAGTTTCGGCACGATCTTGATCCTCCAAAACCGTTTCTTTCTTGTCGGATCCATTTTGACCCGTTTCCCTGTCCTTCGACCCGGTTTCTTCTCTGATGAAGACGACCCATCAAGCTTCTCGTATCCTCTCCACCTCCGCAAGTACCTCTTCGGCGttatctccatctctctctctctctctcgttatcTATAGATGTGTATATGAGACTATGAGTAATAATAAAAGGGGAGAAGGGGAGACGAGACGAATGACGAAATTAAGGAGAGGAAGATAGAGATATTGGCAGCGGCGGACCTACTAAGTAAGAAAGGGTCACTTGATCAGGCTAACTAAGGTTTTTACATGTAATTCAGTAAAATTTCAATAGCTCGGTTggtatattcttaaaaattgaTCACCCTTTACCCGAGTTCGAACCACCAATATgacacatataaatatattttttgtaattgcAATCAACCGTGTAGGCAGCTGCATACACGTGATTTTACACGCATCTATATGTTATTTATA from Camelina sativa cultivar DH55 chromosome 7, Cs, whole genome shotgun sequence includes the following:
- the LOC104700947 gene encoding uncharacterized protein LOC104700947 isoform X2; this translates as MEITPKRYLRRWRGYEKLDGSSSSEKKPGRRTGKRVKMDPTRKKRFWRIKIVPKLRILKKASPKKFFVWLRDSYVKMMMPLANSRVVGSSGYGGSGLGSGPAKEYDEKMLVEIYKTILMAQAQGNLVHRDTPNNNINNKVAFRKLLSLLLTMEVTDLWREIEHSESYLVCSMFEEAKSSSSSILKTIFSNIDVLSEEEAFGDHQLHDLLESAGMVLVQSLHGISRTIEIVNELRNVFDEIAAIPVQVLLTGICLQISNGSYSGVSEILQDFFSIWVYKDNHYTLNDAGVSAKGLHGKISIDIDEFLEVVELYIFGVLAKVSDDVGLAISWIEKAALPEDRRQGLLRRLQSLLSLKTTNVPVATSLEEDSKDSSSYAVVNKPKDSKNYEIDSGLKLSKQHEPSPLWSSHPLSFKLGNTQFSMSKGKIAISLVGLIICYALKRKQATLIRQMESTRKTFVDFWKLAFSYQVNPLAAIQSIPNSTT
- the LOC104700947 gene encoding uncharacterized protein LOC104700947 isoform X1; this translates as MEITPKRYLRRWRGYEKLDGSSSSEKKPGRRTGKRVKMDPTRKKRFWRIKIVPKLRILKKASPKKFFVWLRDSYVKMMMPLANSRVVGSSGYGGSGLGSGPAKEYDEKMLVEIYKTILMAQAQGNLVHRDTPNNNINNKVAFRKLLSLLLTMEVTDLWREIEHSESYLVCSMFEEAKSSSSSILKTIFSNIDVLSEEEAFGDHQLHDLLESAGMVLVQSLHGISRTIEIVNELRNVFDEIAAIPVQVLLTGICLQISNGSYSGVSEILQDFFSIWVYKDNHYTLNDAGVSAKGLHGKISIDIDEFLEVVELYIFGVLAKVSDDVGLAISWIEKAALPEDRRQGLLRRLQSLLSLKTTNVPVATSLEEDSKDSSSYAVVNKPKDSKNYEIDSGLKLSKQHEPSPLWSSHPLSFKLGNTQFSMSKGKIAISLVGLIICYALKRKQATLIRIIRRQMESTRKTFVDFWKLAFSYQVNPLAAIQSIPNSTT